One segment of Pleuronectes platessa chromosome 21, fPlePla1.1, whole genome shotgun sequence DNA contains the following:
- the gjz1 gene encoding uncharacterized protein gjz1, translating into MAALVTGLIPILRTAVDATTNYTGRSLWFGFLCIRVVILFLAELPFHKMDSDFTCNGTGDSLCTKACFNGLFHKPMVSAWNFLFVLVILSVMIMELFTSHLRSRAEKRSGQVKADMELAGQGTGEARVGTKDTEDTPGKMVINLRRDRGTVGFYLLSITLRILIESWFVFVLLGWNLPALDNGPFKCSTDICPELRVCVVRAAPEKRMSIYALASISGMIVVCSTSFCIYAIVHYLCHF; encoded by the coding sequence ATGGCAGCGTTGGTAACCGGCCTCATCCCCATCCTGCGGACAGCAGTGGATGCCACCACCAACTACACGGGCCGCTCGCTGTGGTTCGGCTTCCTGTGCATCCGCGTGGTGATCCTCTTCCTGGCTGAGCTGCCCTTCCACAAGATGGACTCGGACTTCACCTGCAACGGCACCGGGGACAGCCTCTGCACCAAAGCCTGCTTCAACGGACTGTTCCACAAACCCATGGTGTCGgcctggaacttcctgtttgtcctgGTCATCCTCTCCGTCATGATCATGGAGCTGTTCACCTCTCACCTGCGCTCCCGGGCCGAGAAGAGGAGCGGCCAGGTGAAGGCCGACATGGAGCTGGCGGGCCAGGGAACCGGGGAGGCTCGGGTTGGGACCAAAGACACCGAAGACACCCCAGGGAAGATGGTGATCAATCTCCGTAGAGACAGAGGCACAGTGGGCTTCTACCTGCTCAGCATCACTCTGCGTATCCTGATTGAATCCTGGTTTGTCTTTGTTCTGTTGGGTTGGAACCTGCCGGCTCTGGATAATGGTCCGTTCAAATGTTCCACGGATATTTGCCCTGAGttgcgtgtttgtgttgtgagggCCGCTCCAGAGAAACGCATGTCGATCTACGCTTTGGCTTCTATTTCAGGCATGATTGTGGTTTGTTCAACATCATTTTGTATCTATGCCATTGTTCACTATCTTTGCCACTTTTAA
- the znf668 gene encoding zinc finger protein 668, whose product MASPQPGSPRLTEQHTPPSQDEESQPEEEEPPRDRPVKKRGRGRPPKAKASFKCSACTEAFKSLSALRSHKLSAHVKDRQPPQQPHTCSQCTKTFSSKAQLSKHERTHSAQRPFQCPDCHKAYKTPTELRNHSRSHTGEKPFICTECGKAFMQAICLRIHMTQHSGERPYSCRQCSKSYPTLSKLKVHMRSHTGEKPYFCAECGKSFADPSVFRKHRRNHQGHRPYACDECGKTYTELKDLKNHERSHTGEKPYLCSDCGKAFSRSSSLACHQRIHSQKKPYQCEQCGKGFTQLSSYQSHLRTHSGEKPFLCPQCGKMFSDPSSFRRHQRAHLGFKPYPCDKCSKRFRQPADLAVHERVHSGERPYKCQSCDKAFVASWDLRRHMLVHTGLRPFSCTECDKSFAERSSLNKHRRVHSGERPFKCEECLKSFVVSSSLRKHERTHLAEQAEQQQQQEQQQETEAGSASGFPPHTTLPQFSCTHCDATFGTWDEVQAHENLHSVDSAPPNVAKIVPLGSHVCETCQAEFAQLADLQEHEKQHPKPRPHVCSSCGKGFLNKSGLRKHQKIHSANKPHSCPHCGKAFLFAAYLRKHLRTHADPAQQLSDLNIIHTDPLPSPPPPSEVSPSTVEPSAISLTVPVTVPVTGFQTLPEYLVKEEGL is encoded by the coding sequence ATGGCCTCTCCTCAGCCTGGCAGCCCACGTCTCACAGAGCAGCACACTCCCCCTTCTCAGGATGAAGAGAGCCagccggaggaggaagagccgcCGAGGGATCGGCCTGTGAAGAAACGTGGCAGAGGCAGGCCTCCAAAAGCCAAAGCTTCCTTCAAATGCTCCGCGTGCACGGAGGCTTTCAAGAGTCTGTCAGCTCTGCGCAGCCACAAGCTTTCAGCGCACGTGAAGGACCGCCAGCCGCCGCAGCAGCCGCACACATGCTCTCAGTGCAccaaaacattctccagcaagGCTCAGCTCTCGAAGCACGAGCGCACTCACTCGGCCCAGCGTCCCTTTCAGTGTCCCGACTGTCACAAGGCGTACAAGACCCCCACAGAGCTACGCAACCATAGCCGCTCTCACACCGGGGAGAAACCTTTCATATGCACCGAGTGTGGCAAGGCCTTCATGCAGGCCATATGCCTGAGGATCCACATGACCCAGCACAGCGGCGAGCGGCCTTACTCGTGCCGTCAGTGCTCCAAGAGCTACCCCACCCTGTCTAAGCTGAAGGTGCACATGCGCTCtcacacaggagagaagccgTACTTCTGTGCCGAGTGCGGCAAGAGTTTCGCCGACCCCTCCGTGTTCCGAAAGCACCGACGGAACCACCAGGGCCACCGGCCGTACGCCTGTGACGAGTGCGGGAAAACGTACACGGAGCTGAAGGACCTGAAGAACCACGAGCGCTCCCACACCGGAGAAAAGCCGTACCTGTGCTCGGACTGCGGCAAAGCGTTctcccgctcctcctctctggcctGCCACCAGCGCATTCACTCTCAGAAGAAACCCTATCAGTGTGAGCAGTGTGGCAAAGGCTTCACCCAGCTGTCCTCCTACCAGTCCCACCTCCGCACTCACTCCGGCGAGAAGCCCTTCCTCTGTCCCCAGTGCGGCAAGATGTTTTCCGACCCGTCCAGTTTCCGTCGCCACCAGCGAGCCCACTTGGGTTTCAAGCCCTACCCCTGCGACAAGTGTTCCAAGAGGTTCAGGCAGCCGGCCGATCTGGCCGTGCACGAGCGTGTGCACTCTGGAGAGCGACCCTACAAATGCCAGAGCTGTGACAAGGCCTTCGTGGCATCCTGGGATCTGCGGCGCCACATGCTCGTCCACACGGGACTCCGGCCCTTTTCCTGCACCGAGTGCGACAAGTCCTTCGCCGAGCGCTCCAGCCTCAACAAGCACCGGCGCGTGCACTCGGGCGAGAGGCCTTTCAAATGTGAGGAGTGTCTGAAGTCGTTTGTCGTGTCCTCAAGTCTGCGCAAACACGAGAGAACTCACCTGGCTGAGcaggctgagcagcagcagcagcaggaacagcagcaggagacagaggcCGGATCAGCTTCAGgcttccccccccacaccactcTCCCTCAGTTCTCCTGTACACACTGTGATGCTACATTCGGAACCTGGGATGAAGTTCAGGCCCATGAAAACCTGCACTCCGTCGACTCCGCTCCCCCGAATGTTGCCAAAATTGTGCCGCTGGGCTCGCACGTCTGCGAAACCTGCCAGGCCGAGTTTGCACAGCTGGCCGATTTACAGGAGCACGAGAAGCAGCATCCCAAGCCGAGGCCTCATGTCTGCAGCAGCTGCGGCAAAGGCTTCCTCAACAAATCGGGCCTGCGTAAACACCAGAAGATCCACTCCGCCAACAAACCCCACAGCTGCCCCCACTGCGGCAAAGCCTTCCTGTTTGCCGCCTACCTTCGCAAGCACTTACGGACTCACGCAGACCCGGcccagcagctcagtgacttgAACATCATCCACACGGACccgctcccctctcctcccccccccagcGAGGTTTCCCCCTCCACGGTCGAACCCAGCGCCATATCGCTGACGGTCCCAGTGACTGTACCAGTGACTGGTTTTCAGACTCTGCCCGAGTACTTGGTGAAAGAAGAGGGACTGTAA
- the znf646 gene encoding zinc finger protein 646, whose translation MAQDRGRTSHFPCKQCGLVCPNMPSLLEHMDAHLLEEEERKFKCDECGRGYRHAGSLANHKKTHEVGSFQCDICGKDNSNALSLKSHLRSHTSQKKYSCVQCGKSFRLASQLTTHEKVHLTRRVKEQTFRKIDGEYPAHENSDLIEDDHLNEHLAGVGMSTEDSPFEDKAEDVYNAQAESSDEAADRPFKCDLCDKAYIHHRSLTNHKKTHQVGMFECTVCFKLFNNMAALYSHQRTHKSRSGTDPGPMGGSFTGPPLGRFSPQNQNQVNFCHLCQVLFPSDEEFQEHIQMHNSSSMTFGLQGPMSESHNISYDNSIASPESNFYASPINNIPSVSSVDHLGGLDPHQEQILSNGHVYSDCSNNQTPSSSSTQGEPPILDSSLLDPVLAHTQNNDMTAEFEETSTADSAERPFKCQICGKSYRHSGSLINHKRSHQVGIYQCSVCRKSYPHLAALKSHLRLHKGQSPSFSLNAEGDWLSSEPLTLENQQGCFSSHEEEDDTQPQLDIDPKEGLDHNNGSMYHEQFNQDFSQDMTVHLPHSEHLMQRHMCADCGETFSDIAGIKSHSCPLLQQQHDTTSSESNANFQESNGHYSVGNPVSNVGFHGLNGSHDDQSYFEQNFHQNMSSHPLNGDAEEDDADEEDEEEEEEDDDDGDLYECSICGNSYSSMRALRSHLRGHTQAHGTPASSGPSSMSSHEEVKDELGEMMICSTCGESFANRQDLVTHQLVHNKDQVDGGNHLHMNTSDVSGGAEEPQSIICGSCGIFCTSYHHLESHGCTPQRADESANCKEEMKVNDAAQHEDTSHVKETCATEARQYKCDQCGRSYRHAGSLLNHKKSHKTGVFRCLVCQKRFYNLLALKNHQRSHFDIKRHTCNECGKAFKIQKQLLNHQRRHKENQAKIQELNSQIQALMQMNGTRPDGGMQPLTSNSNQASTSARRSRRLPAGGPAPTKHETPVKSEETGDPRPFACDQCGRTYRHAGSLVNHRNSHKTGEYYCSVCNNSYSNQLAMKNHLRTHFAFKKHSCQNCGKGFRGKKQLSAHVCVALRNEGARTRRGLKPRAIKCKECKQAFPSVDQLAAHTCDGPSGSTDAQKNIFPRKEERPFTCNICNRSYRHAGSLLNHKNTHKTGTFSCTVCSKPFTNPMALRNHTRIHTQKKKYVCLTCGKAFRLASILHNHQRVHNRMASHFSCTACGKSFQGRSGLKRHRCRRGQGSSIRAGVQQSERGDKCFTCDLCGRSYRHAGSLLNHKKTHSENLHHCTLCLQTFPDSLTLQIHSQMRRHCCPECGKTFCLVAHLQNHMEVHAKERAVVCNLCQQSFPTTDSYQQHHDMHHRDQGPYQQAVEEPITNNFCWDSGINPTLGIDGLHKPVPPPLSHIPGSLPESPSDTAGTEEKSHVCEHCGRTYRHAGSLLNHKNSHKTGSFFCSICQKEFTNLMALKNHRRIHTEPKRYQCLDCGKAFRVSTQLICHRRIHTKEKPFACLLCDKSFSSKSNLRHHQKMHQNTQGYDSSFSMEADTFMDLDMGSFL comes from the exons ATGGCGCAAGACCGTGGCAGGACGTCACATTTTCCCTGCAAACAATGTGGCCTGGTATGTCCCAATATGCCCAGTCTGCTTGAACACATGGATGCACACCTTCTAGAAGAGGAGGAACGCAAGTTTAAATGTGACGAATGTGGCCGTGGATACAGGCACGCTGGTAGCCTGGCTAATCACAAGAAGACTCACGAAGTGGGCTCTTTTCAGTGTGACATATGTGGCAAAGACAACTCCAACGCCTTGTCCCTGAAGAGTCATCTCCGGAGCCACACTTCACAGAAGAAGTACTCCTGTGTACAGTGTGGGAAGAGTTTTCGTCTGGCATCACAGCTGACTACACACGAGAAGGTTCATCTCACCAGGCGAGTAAAAGAGCAGACGTTCAGGAAGATAGACGGGGAATATCCTGCACATGAAAATAGTGATCTAATTGAGGATGATCACCTCAACGAGCATTTAGCCGGTGTCGGAATGTCTACAGAAGACAGCCCGTTTGAGGACAAGGCGGAGGACGTTTATAATGCACAAGCCGAGTCCTCTGATGAGGCAGCAGATCGACCGTTCAAATGTGACCTGTGTGACAAAGCATACATTCATCACCGGAGCCTGACCAACCATAAAAAGACTCACCAGGTGGGAATGTTTGAGTGCACGGTCTGTTTCAAGCTGTTCAATAACATGGCTGCCCTGTACAGCCACCAGAGAACTCACAAGTCCAGGAGCGGGACAGACCCCGGTCCGATGGGCGGGTCCTTCACCGGCCCACCCCTAGGCCGGTTTTCTCCTCAGAACCAGAATCAAGTCAATTTCTGCCATTTGTGTCAGGTACTGTTCCCCAGCGATGAAGAGTTCCAAGAACACATCCAGATGCATAACTCTTCATCTATGACATTTGGCCTTCAGGGTCCCATGTCAGAGAGCCACAATATATCATACGACAACAGTATTGCTTCGCCTGAGTCTAATTTTTATGCATCGCCTATAAATAATATTCCCTCAGTATCATCAGTAGATCATCTTGGAGGTTTGGATCCACACCAGGAGCAAATATTAAGTAATGGTCACGTGTACTCGGACTGCTCCAATAATCAAACTCCATCTTCCAGTAGCACTCAGGGAGAACCCCCGATCCTAGACTCAAGCCTTCTCGACCCTGTCCTGGCGCACACACAGAACAACGACATGACAGCGGAGTTCGAGGAGACGTCCACTGCAGATTCCGCTGAGCGTCCCTTCAAGTGTCAAATCTGCGGTAAAAGCTACCGCCACTCTGGGAGTCTCATCAACCACAAAAGGTCCCATCAGGTCGGGATTTACCAGTGTTCCGTATGCAGAAAGAGTTATCCTCACCTGGCTGCCCTCAAGAGTCATCTTCGTCTCCACAAAGGTCAGTCGCCATCTTTTAGCCTCAACGCAGAGGGGGACTGGCTCTCCTCGGAGCCTCTGACTCTGGAGAATCAACAGGGATGCTTCTCCTCACATGAAGAGGAAGACGACACCCAGCCCCAGCTCGATATTGATCCGAAGGAAGGACTTGACCACAACAACGGATCAATGTACCATGAGCAGTTCAATCAGGACTTCTCCCAGGATATGACGGTGCATCTACCTCACAGTGAACACCTGATGCAGAGGCACATGTGTGCAGACTGCGGGGAGACTTTTTCAGACATCGCAGGGATTAAGTCTCACAGCTGTCCACTGCTACAACAGCAGCACGACACAACCAGCAGTGAGAGCAATGCAAACTTCCAGGAGAGTAATGGTCACTATTCCGTTGGAAACCCAGTGAGCAATGTCGGCTTTCACGGTCTGAATGGTAGCCATGATGATCAAAGTTACTTTGAACAAAACTTCCATCAAAATATGAGCAGTCATCCGCTGAATGGTGACGCAGAGGAGGATGACGCtgacgaggaagacgaggaggaggaggaggaggatgatgatgatggagatcTTTACGAGTGTTCTATATGTGGAAACAGCTACTCCAGCATGAGGGCTCTGAGGAGCCACCTCCGAGGGCACACGCAGGCTCACGGCACTCCTGCGAGCTCGGGGCCTTCCTCCATGTCCTCCCATGAAGAAGTGAAAGACGAGCTGGGAGAGATGATGATCTGTAGCACATGTGGGGAAAGTTTTGCCAATAGGCAGGACTTGGTTACCCATCAGCTTGTACATAACAAGGACCAGGTAGACGGCGGAAATCATTTACATATGAACACCAGCGATGTGTCCGGAGGCGCGGAGGAACCGCAGAGCATCATCTGCGGCAGCTGTGGAATATTCTGCACCAGCTACCATCATCTTGAGAGCCACGGCTGCACACCACAGAGGGCCGATGAGTCGGCCAATTgtaaagaggaaatgaaagtgaaCGACGCTGCCCAGCATGAGGACACGAGTCACGTGAAAGAAACATGCGCCACAGAGGCTCGTCAGTACAAGTGTGATCAATGTGGCCGGTCATACAGACACGCAGGCTCCCTCCTCAACCACAAAAAGTCCCACAAAACCGGTGTGTTCCGATGTCTCGTCTGCCAGAAACGCTTCTACAACCTGTTGGCCTTAAAAAACCATCAGAGATCCCACTTTGACATTAAGAG ACACACTTGCAATGAGTGTGGGAAAGCCTTCAAAATCCAGAAGCAGCTATTGAACCACCAGCGACGGCACAAAGAGAACCAGGCCAAAATCCAGGAACTCAACAGCCAGATCCAGGCCCTCATGCAGATGAATGGGACCAGGCCAGATGGAGGAATGCAGCCCCTGACTTCAAATTCCAATCAGGCCTCTACCTCCGCTCGGCGCTCCAGGCGACTACCGGCCGGGGGACCGGCTCCAACGAAGCATGAGACTCCAGTCAAGTCCGAGGAAACGGGCGACCCACGACCTTTCGCCTGTGATCAGTGTGGGCGTACATATCGCCATGCAGGAAGTCTGGTCAACCACAGAAACTCCCATAAAACTGGTGAATattactgctctgtgtgtaacaACAGTTACTCCAATCAGCTAGCAATGAAAAACCACTTGCGCACCCACTTTGCATTCAAAAAGCACTCTTGCCAAAACTGTGGAAAAGGCTTCAGAGGCAAGAAGCAGCTATCAGCTCACGTCTGTGTGGCCCTCAGAAACGAAGGGGCCAGGACCAGGAGGGGCCTGAAACCCAGAGCCATTAAGTGTAAGGAATGTAAACAGGCCTTTCCCTCCGTTGACCAACTGGCAGCCCACACCTGCGATGGACCTTCAGGCAGCACGGACGCCCAAAAGAATATATTTCCAAGAAAGGAGGAGCGACCGTTCACATGCAACATATGTAATCGCAGCTACCGCCACGCAGGCTCCCTGCTGAACCACAAAAACACCCACAAGACCGGAACCTTCAGCTGCACCGTCTGCTCCAAGCCCTTCACTAACCCCATGGCCCTGCGCAATCACACGCGCATCCACACGCAGAAGAAGAAGTACGTGTGTCTCACGTGTGGAAAGGCCTTCCGCCTCGCCAGCATCCTGCATAACCACCAGCGGGTCCACAACCGCATGGCCAGTCACTTCAGCTGCACGGCGTGTGGGAAGAGTTTCCAGGGCCGGTCCGGTCTGAAGAGACACCGCTGCCGCAGAGGTCAGGGGAGCTCGATAAGAGCTGGAGTCCAGCAGTCGGAGAGAGGAGACAAGTGCTTCAC GTGTGACCTGTGTGGGCGCTCCTACCGGCACGCCGGCTCCCTCCTCAACCATAAAAAGACACACTCCGAAAACCTCCACCATTGTACCTTGTGTCTCCAGACATTTCCTGATTCTCTCACTCTGCAGATTCACTCGCAGATGAGACGTCATTGCTGCCCCGAGTGTGGTAAGACCTTCTGCCTGGTCGCGCACCTGCAGAACCACATGGAGGTGCACGCCAAGGAGCGGGCTGTGGTCTGCAACCTCTGCCAGCAGAGCTTTCCCACCACAGACAGTTACCAGCAGCACCACGACATGCACCACAGGGATCAGGGCCCCTATCAACAAGCTGTGGAGGAACCCATAACTAACAACTTCTGCTGGGACTCAGGAATAAATCCGACCTTGGGCATCGACGGCCTGCACAAGCCGGTTCCACCACCTCTGTCCCACATTCCAGGAAGCCTCCCCGAATCACCGAGCGACACCGCCGGCACGGAGGAGAAGAGCCACGTCTGTGAGCACTGTGGCCGCACTTATCGCCACGCCGGCTCCCTGCTCAACCACAAGAACAGCCACAAGACGGGCTCCTTCTTCTGCTCCATCTGCCAGAAGGAGTTCACCAACCTGATGGCCCTCAAGAACCACCGGCGCATTCACACGGAGCCCAAGCGCTACCAGTGCCTGGATTGTGGAAAGGCGTTCCGCGTGTCCACCCAGCTCATATGTCACCGGAGGATCCACACCAAAGAGAAGCCCTTCGCCTGCCTGCTGTGCGATAAGAGCTTTTCCAGCAAGTCCAACCTGCGGCACCATCAGAAGATGCACCAGAACACGCAGGGCTACGACTCTTCTTTCAGCATGGAGGCTGACACGTTTATGGACCTGGACATGGGGTCTTTCCTCTGA